A window of Belonocnema kinseyi isolate 2016_QV_RU_SX_M_011 chromosome 10, B_treatae_v1, whole genome shotgun sequence genomic DNA:
gaaaaaacggttttttatagtaaaactgtTTTCATCGACATAATTCCAAATTTATCCAAGAACGGAAAAGATTGACTGATTCAGggcaaatcgattgacctataatattaatacactttattgaaaagtaaggaagttatgctcatttataatatttgaagcaTCTCTTCTGAtgaacagaaaaacttttttttactggacataattcaaagttgatgcatgaATAGAAAATCTTTCggatcataaattttcaaatcaagtaaTTCtgacgatttttgtaaaaaaatcataatgttGGGAAAGGGTTAGGGTGCGATCGAACTTTCTCCTTCCCTTTCCAGCTCAAAAAATTACCATGTCAAATACAAAACTTGATTTgtctttgtattttaaaaattgcgtgtgttattttgtaattttttgtaaatttatatatttagctcGATCAAAATAAAAACCTTAGTTTGTCTGATATGTAAAAAATCACTAATGCTTCCTATATAAGAAAACGCATACATTTCCTAATGTGATGCAAAGTGCTCGTGAAACGAGCaccatataattataaatatactctgtaaatctgaattagtgaaatttcattatttgatagtgaaatttcactaattgaattagcgagaagtaggtcactacgaattagtgaaaaactactaattcaattagtgaaaatattttactaaatcaattagtgaaatttcactaagcaaATAGTGGTTTTAAAAGATAAAGTGTCTACtattaaatagtggaaaatcactaattaagtaGTCAAAATCAATCATGACATCCTGATCCTCTTTTAGAGCTCTGACTAACTCTTTCGCAGTTAGAGTGTCGTACTCCTAAAACTCATTGGACATTTCGGCGTGGATGACGCATATACCTTAGGGTAATAATTACCTAataataaatgcatttaaaatcatcaataacAATACACCACGACACTTAAAATCGTCatccatatttaaataaaatatttgctggagtcaaccaataaccccaacagtaaactatattgcaagacaagttatagaagtaaactatagtgtacatttaaaatttaaattaatttatgttgatattgtacttactaaagaaaaatctcaattcagctttctatttatttctatagaaatgaatggaaagctgaatttcaGAACCTCAAAACGAACCCAGCGCTCATTTTCTGTAGCAAATGTTTTCGTCTCGATATACATATCGTAACATAATGAGGACACTATTTATTGGGAAACTACACGAAAGTATaatgaactgaaaaatattactaacccgtgtttaaaatttttttaggctCGCAGAAAGAAGAATGATGGAAGCTGACAAATGTAAACGATGAAAACAATGCAAACGAGACGTGAGCGCGGGTTGGCGCGAGACCACCATTAGCCGTGATCACGGCTTCGATCTCGActtcactaattaaatagtgaatcaagccactaaataatagtgaaataaaatacaCTAATTGGAAATAGCGAAATTATCACTTTTTTACAGTAGAAGAACACTAATTCCATTgtgaaaagccaaaaaatcactatttcagcagtgAATCATTCATTCACTAATTCAATtggtgaaattttcactatttcaaatttagagagtgaaTCACGTGAAAACACtcgagatcgaattcacagctagttatatatatatatatttttttttttctttgatctgTTGATTTCGTCGTAACCATTGTGCTGGTGACGGTGATGATCATCGTGATTATGGTAGTGATGGTGGTGGTGATGTTTGTGGCGATCGTGGTGATGGTGATGCTCGTGATGGTGTTGATGAtggtgatgatgatgatgatgatgattttttttttcttttttacgagGGCCtggtgaaaaatattcaagaacaCACCGTGAAGGGTCCGCACTTCTCGGTAGTGTGGGGATCTTAGTTGACGCATCACTACAATGACCTGagatatataatattcaattataccttgcgtataattatacattatacaAAGTCAACTCTGTCATTATAATGATGCTACCAAGGACCCACTAAAAAACACCACCCTTTCTCcttatgatgatgatgatgatgatgatgatgggAGTGATGGTTGTGATGATGAAAATGATGATAGTCTGGATGGTGTTGGTAATGGTCGTGGTGATGTTGGTGGTGATGATGTTTGTGGTGGTGATGATGCTTGTGGTGGTGATGGGTTTGTTGGTGATGTTGGCCAAAACCGATTACCACGTATTTCAGAATATAAATGTTCTGCAAGAATCCTATCTCGAGGATTATTCAATTGTATCAGAAAATCTGACTCTCTGTCTTCATATTCAATTCTGGTATTATATTTTATTCCTATATAATTTCTTGGCAATGGCTGACGCATTTTATTACTCTTGGCTGCTGACGAAGGTGGAGCAGGATGGACAAACATCACAGGACTCCCACCCATTTTTGGTGGTGGACGTACATTATTACCATCTTCATTATTCCTCTGTACACTACATTCTGTaacaataaaatggaaaattttatgaaGTTCTTGTGCTCTGCACAAATAGCTGTTAtaaattttacacgaaaaaaaattttgggcgGCGGCGAGTACCAGATACCATAGAACCAATTTTGTCCGCGTGAACTTGACCTCTATCGGTTCGAGAATGAAACTATGGTGGTATAATTCTTTGGAGGCCCGCTTGATGCGAATAGCGAACGCACGACGTACCAGTGTCCAAACAACATTGATTTGGTGgaatttcaaacaacaacaaagtggaattttctacaaaaaataaatgaattttctataaaagagttgagagttttcaagctaaaaagttgagcgcttaaaaaatatttaaaacccgaacaaataaattttcaaacaagaaagatgatttttcaacctaatagttggaTTTCTAACAaacgaacaaattaatttttaagcaaaaagctCAAttcaatagttcaactttaaaaaaagagaaaaacttcagacacaataatttgaatttttaaataaataaatgaatcctcaagccaaaaggacgatttttttagtagacaattgaattttcaacgtagaaCTTATATTCCAAAAAAAACCGAACTTTCAATATAAAGGGACGAATTTTTCATAcataagaagaattttctacaaagcaattgaatttttgcaaaaaaaaactttttaacaaaatcgttgaatatttaacccacaaaaatgaatttctaacaaaactgttgaatattttacaaacaaaaacttaTTATAtgccaaacaaaatagttgaatttttaactaaatattttaattttcaatgtacaaGGAGAACTATCAACCAATGGGACAAACAGTtgtacttttaactaaaaaagatcaaatatctacaaaaagaaaataatttttattccagTAAGATTTTTCATTTGAGATAGAAATTAtgtgaaccaaattgttgaattttcaaaccatgaagaaagaattctttataaaaaagatgaattttcaaacgaaatcatagaattttcaacacaaaaagacgagtttgtaagaaaatagttgcatttttgagccaagaagacgaattttctacaaaaaatacaaaaattttgaacccaaaattatgaatttttatcaaaaaagttaattttcaatcaaacatttggCTCTTCAactgatgaaataaattttaaacaaattagttttatttttaactatgtatttgcatttttaatcaagaagaattattttctactaaaaaggactaatttaaataaaaatatataaatttatatatttttaacaaaagaagattttaattttaaatgaaaaatgttaaatataaattaaaaatcgaattttcaacaatttaattaaaagcttgaaccaaaaaaaccaaaaatggattagataaatttaagtttcaacgaaaaaacatgaatttgaacataatagttcAGTCTTTAGccaattcgtaaaatttttgaccaataGAGATGAGttctgaaaaataagaaaaatcattttttttgagTCTTTTTATTCCTTGTGTCATCTTCATGAGGTAATAGTAGTATTAAGtgcgaaatattacaaataaaaaatatatttattctggCATGATACTGTTTAGAGtgagatgaagtttcaaatattaattatttatatataataatacgttatttttacttgaaagaatttttatttgtatacctttaaattataattcttgaaaattgaataatttgcgattctatattttcaaaattcaatcatttttaactgaaactcttgaaaatggtAAAGATTTTaatggtaaatctttaaaattaaagagtttgtAAGTTAGAAAATTAACAATACAAAACTaggcaagttttaagttttaaaattaaaatttatttatttattaaaataaactatgTCTCAGGtttattctgtaaaaataaaataaatgtttataagttCAATAACAAACGAATTGTAGGTTAGGattcattaattaatataatatttaccaTAGTTTCAATTGTCTAAAGATATTTGTAGTTGTAATgtgtaatttatataaaatttaagaaactttttttttttaacttagacaCTTGTAGatataagttttaaaagattaaaaaccaTATTAGTTAAGAAAGCAGGATGAAGGACATCCTGATCCCATAAGGATGACTCCAAGAGTAACCGTGTACAAGTAGCAATTAACCTAGCGTACCATAGATCGGAAGAAAAGAGCTCCTCTTTTTAAATGTAACAGatcaagatttttaatatataaagaaCGTAGAAAGCAGTAAAATTCATTAAGATTTTCTAGATCTGTAATTTTATTGAGAGAATTGCcaagttattttttgataaaagccaTTTCAGAAAAAGCTCTTTTTGTGTAGGATTacctttttgatgtaaaatttccATATCATCCCAAAGGAAAAAGTAAGAATTgttatcattaatattattatattattgatcATTAAGAACATTATCATAATTTAATCTAACACTATCTCGGTGTTCTTTTAGTCTTATATGTGTAGATATCTTTTTGTTTGTCCAATATAACATTTTCCACAGTTACAAGAGAAACGATAACCAGCGTCatttttttcagagtttttaaatagtatttacctaattttataaTCTTATCAAGTTTAGAATTCATACGAAAAGTAgatgtcccggaagttagattcgcaaacttattttttcgaaaaaatgaaagttgtccTCAATTGTGCTAAGCTTGTGCTCATTTGTGCCGtaaacggttttttgaaaaataaaaaattacgggcacaagtttagaaaaactttttttttgctatatCCGCAACTTCTTACTACAGTAAAAAGAAAGGTTATGCTAGGCGGCTCtaagtatacacaattttgttcaggaaagaaaaattccaaaaacctaaccgttagaaaaatccaaaaaattgtattatttttgaaaattacgaaaaactaaaacttgtgctgagttgtgctcggcaaatgcagtctttatttccTCTGACAAAATTgcgtgagatcaacagttctcatattaaaactcgaAATGTAAAACTCGAAAAACGTAAAACATTCAAAtataatcaaatttcgaaaaactaaaccttGTGCTAAGTTGTGCTCGACAATTTCAgcctttattccctctaacaaaattacgtgagctCAACAGTTattatattaaaactcaaaatgtcaAACTCAAAACACATACAAGActcaaaaataatctaattttgaaaaaataaaacttgtgctgcgTTGTTCTCGGCAAATGcagttattattaatttacaaaatttatgtaaGATCAAtagttctcatattaaaatttaagatgtgaagctcaaaaaacataaaagatgaaaaaatagtcaaattaaaaaaaaattgtgctgaTTTGTGTTTGGAAACAGGAGTGtttattaatttgaacaaaatcacGTGAGATCGACATTTCGCATATTAAAACTCtaaatgtaaaactaaaaaaacataaaagataaaaaatagtaaaatttcgaaaaaattgaaattgtgctGAATTTTGCTCGACAAATGAAATCTTTATTCCCTATAACAAAATTATGTGacatcaacagttctcatattaaaactcaacatttaaaagtaaaaaaaaatacaaaggcgaaaaataatcagttttcgaaaaaccAAACCGTGTGCTGAATAATaactgcatttatcgagcacaatTTAACACAATTtctgttttttcgaatttgtatttttttcttctttttttcaaatttatatattttgggtTTTAACATAACttctttttaagtttcaaaaagtagaagaaaaaatCCCAACGTTTCTGAAATTCACCATTTCCATCATCGGGCGAGAACCGATAAAATATGTCTAGTCTAGAATAGTAAATATCGAAtgtgtaaaaaagttaaaatagtataataaccTTAGTAACTAAATAATAGAGAGTACTTACGGATTAGTTTCGTAAAGACATCATTTTTTTGGAGTCAGtcaaaaatagttgtaatttagTCAGTTATTGTTAATATGTGGATGTGAACaggaaatttcctaattaaaattaatcttctgtgaagttaaaatagtgaaaatgttaattatttaaaaaaaaaggaaatttttagtcaggttaggttagattgtaaagcattttatttaccatattttgaattcctgagtgattattttgaagtaaaattgttcattaaatgtaaaatgtcactaagactaatttaaaaaagtaataaattacgttaaaaagttaaaaataattgtttatattttctatGAGAGCAGGATGGAAAAGCATCCTGTCTCCAATAAGGATGACTCCAAAAGTGACTGTCATTAAGGAAACTGACCCATCATACCATAAATCGGAAGAAAAGgcgccaattttaaaataatataaatagagGGATGAAAGTATTAAGAATGTAGTGACTAGCAAGATAATTTCTATTTCAGAAttcaccaattttaatttttagatttttgggtATTGTTGTTAATAGTATTgtgaaagaacaaaaaaatggataacaaatatatataattattctttatgAAAGAATTCCAGGATAGAATTGTATGGTTCGTTAAGGTAGtctaaatcagtaattttgttaATGCAATTAtctacttctttttaaataaaaaacatttcagcaaAGGCTCTTTTTATAGAGTTACACTCTTGATGTAATATTTCAATCTCATCCCAAGGAAAGAAGTGAATTAGTTCTAAATCGTATAGAAAAAAGATGGcctcacattaaaaaaatcactgCACTACCTCTacacaaatttaaagaataaattaaaattgtaaggaataatacctattttcaatttaacaaaattttgtacaTACAAACATTTGGAACTCCGGTGGTTTCTTCTATTTCTATTAACTTAGCGGACACTGTAATGCAAGATTTAGAAtctgacattttcaacaaattagattttcaa
This region includes:
- the LOC117182261 gene encoding uncharacterized protein LOC117182261, with protein sequence MGGSPVMFVHPAPPSSAAKSNKMRQPLPRNYIGIKYNTRIEYEDRESDFLIQLNNPRDRILAEHLYSEIRGNRFWPTSPTNPSPPQASSPPQTSSPPTSPRPLPTPSRLSSFSSSQPSLPSSSSSSSS